One Elgaria multicarinata webbii isolate HBS135686 ecotype San Diego chromosome 6, rElgMul1.1.pri, whole genome shotgun sequence DNA segment encodes these proteins:
- the PGM5 gene encoding phosphoglucomutase-like protein 5, protein MEGSPIPVLTVQTVPYEDQKPTGGGGLRRPTAVFESQRNYLPNFVQSVLSSIDLRDRQGCTMVVGSDGRYFSRTAIEVVVQMAAANGIGRLVIGQNGILSTPAVSCIIRKVKAAGGIILTASHCPGGPGGEFGVKFNVANGGPAPDAVSDKIYQISKTLEEYAICSDLRIDLSRLGRQEFDLENKFKPFRVEIIDSVEVYLNLLRTVFDFSGIRGLLTGPNQLKIRIDAMNGVMGPYVRRILCDELGAPANSAVDCVPLEDFGGQYPDPNLTYATSLLEAMKGGEYGFGAAFDADGDRYMILGQNGFFVNPSDSLAIIAANLSCIPYFRQMAVRGFGRSMPTSTALDRVAKSMKVPVYETPAGWRFFSNLMDSGRCSLCGEESFGTGSDHIREKDGLWAVLIWLSIMAARKQSVEEIVREHWTKFGRHYYCRFDYEALDPRTAYFIMRDLEALITDKSFSNQQFAVGNNVYSVQKATSFEYVDPVDGTVTKRQGLRIIFSDASRLIFRLSASSHVRATLRIYAESYEKDPSKHEKEPQAVLSPLIAIALKISQIHERTGRKGPTVIT, encoded by the exons ATGGAGGGGAGCCCCATCCCGGTGCTCACCGTGCAGACGGTCCCGTACGAGGACCAGAAGCCGACGGGCGGCGGGGGGCTGAGGAGGCCCACGGCCGTCTTCGAGAGCCAGCGCAACTACCTGCCCAACTTCGTGCAGAGCGTGCTCTCTTCCATTGACCTGCGCGACCGCCAAGGCTGCACCATGGTGGTGGGCAGCGACGGCAGGTACTTCAGCCGGACGGCCATCGAGGTGGTGGTGCAGATGGCGGCGGCGAACGGG ATTGGAAGATTGGTTATTGGTCAGAATGGCATCTTATCCACCCCCGCTGTGTCATGCATTATCAGAAAGGTCAAAGCAGCTGGAGGGATTATTCTGACAGCTAGTCACTGTCCTGGAGGACCTGGAGGAGAATTTGGAGTTAAGTTTAATGTTGCCAATGGAG GACCAGCTCCAGATGCTGTTTCTGATAAAATCTACCAGATCAGCAAAACTCTTGAAGAATATGCCATTTGTTCGGACCTGAGAATTGACTTATCTCGACTAGGAAGACAAGAATTTGATCTGGAGAACAAATTCAAGCCTTTTCGGG TTGAGATAATAGACTCTGTGGAAGTCTACCTCAATCTTCTGCGGACTGTCTTTGACTTCAGTGGCATAAGAGGCTTGCTGACAGGGCCAAATCAACTTAAGATCAGAATTGATGCTATGAATGGAG TGATGGGACCCTATGTCCGGAGAATTCTGTGTGATGAATTAGGAGCCCCTGCCAATTCTGCAGTTGACTGTGTTCCTCTGGAGGATTTTGGTGGCCAGTATCCGGATCCAAATCTGACATATGCAACTTCCTTGCTGGAAGCGATGAAAGGAGGAGAGTATGGATTTGGAGCTGCTTTTGATGCTGATGGT gACCGCTATATGATCCTAGGTCAAAATGGATTTTTTGTGAACCCTTCTGATTCGCTGGCCATTATTGCTGCCAATCTCTCCTGCATTCCATATTTCCGTCAGATGGCTGTGCGAGGGTTTGGTAGGAGTATGCCTACCAGTACTGCACTGGACAG GGTGGCAAAATCTATGAAAGTCCCTGTGTATGAAACACCAGCAGGCTGGAGGTTCTTCTCAAATCTGATGGATTCTGGCCGGTGCTCACTTTGTGGAGAAGAAAGCTTTGGCACTG GATCTGACCACATCCGAGAGAAGGATGGACTTTGGGCTGTCCTAATTTGGCTCTCAATAATGGCAGCTCGAAAGCAGAGTGTGGAAGAGATTGTCAGAGAACACTGGACAAAATTTGGCCGTCACTACTACTGCAG ATTTGATTATGAAGCGCTGGATCCTAGAACAGCTTATTTCATCATGAGAGATCTGGAGGCTTTGATCACTGACAAGTCTTTCAGTAACCAACAGTTTGCTGTTGGAAATAATGTCTACAGTGTGCAAAAAGCAACCAGCTTTGAATATGTGGATCCCGTAGATGGCACTGTGACCAAAAGACAG GGACTGCGGATAATTTTCTCCGATGCCTCCAGGCTTATCTTCAGATTAAGTGCTTCTAGTCACGTGCGAGCCACCCTCAGGATCTATGCAGAAAGCTATGAAAAGGACCCCAGCAAACACGAAAAGGAACCACAA